The genomic interval ACGCGCCGAGCTGACCGCCTGGGAGTCGGTGGTCCGGCTCGACGTCAACGAGCGTGGCCGTGCCCTGGCCACCGGCGGGGTGGAGGCGCTGCTGGCGATGTTCGACCCGTGGGCGGCATGGCGTAACCCGGTGCTCTCGGTCTCCTCCAGCATCGACCTGGACCTGCGGCCGAACGGCGCCGGCCTGCTGCTGGTGCCCTCGGTCGCCGCCCGGAAGCTCTGGGTCGGCGGGCAACCCGACTCCGTGGTGCTGGCCTATCCGGTACGCCGGCCCCGCACCCCCGGCGGTCGTGCGCCCGGGCACCGGCCGGTTCCGGCGTACGCGCTGGGCGCCGCCGCGGCCACCGGGGATCCGCTGACCGCGCTGCTCGGGCGCTCCCGGGCGGCGGTGCTCCGGGCCGCCATGGTCGGAGCGAACACCACCGACCTGGCCCGCCGGGCCGGCATCAGCACCCCGTCCGCCTCCCAGCACGCCAGCGTGCTCCGCGACGCCGGACTGCTGCGGACCACCCGGCACGGCAAGGCGGCCCACCACACGCTCACCCCGCTGGCCCGCGCCCTGCTCACCGCCGACGACGCCGTCAGCCGACGCTGACCGGCGCCGGGTTTCAGCGGCGGCGGGCGCCGGCCGGCTCAGAGTTTCAGCCGGCGGGCGCCGGCCGGCCAGAGTACGGTCACCGGCAGGTCCCGGGACTGCGCCGCCCGGACCACGTCGGCGGTGTCCCCGACGTCCGCCGACGGGTTGCCGTCCCAGACCGCGAAGAGCCGCTCGCACCGGCGCAGCATCTCCAGACTCGCCGCCAGGTACGCTGCCCGCCCCGAGCGCGGAAACGGCATGTACGACACCGAGGTGGCCCGGCGCAGCAGCTCGTCGAAGGCGGGCAGGTTGTGCGCCCGTACCGACCGCTGCCGGTAGTCCCGGGCCGGGATCACCGCCTCGAAGCTCCCGCCGCTGTCGAGTACCGCCCGGGCGAAGATCTGGTCGGCGCCGTCGGCGAGGCAGGTGATCCCGTGCAGCTCCGGCCCGGCGTACGGGCGCAGCTCCTCGGTCAGCCGGGCGTAGACCAGCTCCGCCGTGCCGTCGGCGAGCACTACGTGCCCGGTGACACCGATGCGGGCCATCCAGCACCGTCCGTTCGTGGTTACGCGTGCCCGACGCGGACGATCCGGAAGCCCGCGTCGGCCAGGATGACCGGGAGTTCCCGGACCGCCTCGTGGTTACGCTCCCGGAGATCTTCCCGTAGATCCTCCCAGGGGCTCAACGCCGGATGGAGTCGTCGCTCGTCGTCCCGGTGTGGCGCGTAC from Plantactinospora sp. BC1 carries:
- a CDS encoding helix-turn-helix transcriptional regulator, with protein sequence MEVVMIRIWLGPEDIARTRIAPAPLPLYEVFLSLAGSPADDAAGPVAGPELAGWLRELTEATDAAWGVRRRSAAALRPESADLLAPLTEDRTLEGALAWLLTTSARRARSLAAAVRGYYDRRVRAELTAWESVVRLDVNERGRALATGGVEALLAMFDPWAAWRNPVLSVSSSIDLDLRPNGAGLLLVPSVAARKLWVGGQPDSVVLAYPVRRPRTPGGRAPGHRPVPAYALGAAAATGDPLTALLGRSRAAVLRAAMVGANTTDLARRAGISTPSASQHASVLRDAGLLRTTRHGKAAHHTLTPLARALLTADDAVSRR